One genomic window of Sulfurovum lithotrophicum includes the following:
- a CDS encoding dTMP kinase codes for MLGKLITISGLDGAGKTTQIDLMTEYLNKKNISVKYIWSRGGYTPGFLLLKDIIRKLAGKKVPSAGRTSEREKKLKNPKIAKLWLTIAIIDLFFLYAVYFRLLMLFGRTIIADRYIWDTLIDFRLNFENINVEKMFLWKVLVFCAPVPDVPLYLDIPLDISVDRLSRKDEPFPDSKETLSNRLDNYKELNEQAKWKSIDAMQPIEKVHSDIVKELI; via the coding sequence ATGCTTGGTAAATTAATTACAATAAGCGGCTTGGATGGCGCAGGTAAAACAACTCAGATTGATTTAATGACCGAATATCTAAACAAAAAAAATATCTCTGTCAAATATATCTGGTCACGAGGCGGATATACACCAGGTTTTCTTTTACTAAAAGACATCATTAGAAAATTAGCAGGTAAAAAAGTACCAAGTGCAGGCCGGACCTCAGAACGGGAAAAGAAGCTTAAAAATCCAAAAATTGCAAAGTTATGGTTGACAATTGCGATTATAGATCTATTCTTTTTATATGCTGTTTATTTTAGACTTTTGATGCTTTTTGGCAGAACCATAATTGCTGACAGGTATATTTGGGATACTTTGATAGATTTCAGATTGAATTTTGAAAATATAAATGTTGAAAAGATGTTTTTATGGAAAGTATTGGTCTTTTGTGCTCCTGTACCTGACGTACCTCTCTATCTGGATATTCCTTTGGATATTTCAGTAGATAGATTGTCAAGGAAAGATGAACCGTTTCCTGACTCAAAAGAGACATTAAGTAACAGACTGGACAATTACAAAGAATTAAATGAACAGGCAAAATGGAAGTCTATTGATGCTATGCAGCCTATCGAGAAAGTTCATAGCGATATAGTTAAAGAATTGATATGA
- a CDS encoding tyrosine-protein phosphatase, translating to MFSFFRKKEERKPAPQLKVDLHSHLIPGIDDGSQSMEESLTLLKGMEALGYEKLITTPHIMADAYKNTPKIIKTGLEELRNAAREEGIEMEIDAAAEYYLDDGFIDLLGEEEVMAINGTYLLFETSYVSKPLRTEEMIFEITLAGYTPVMAHPERYRYIKEPLKEYGRFKELGVLFQVNLNSFGGYYGKSAKVLAEFLSRNGMIDFLGSDVHRQKHVDTLEAVLKSDAYREIFAHNEIMNDKL from the coding sequence ATGTTCTCTTTCTTTAGAAAAAAAGAGGAGAGGAAGCCTGCCCCGCAGTTGAAGGTAGATTTGCATTCCCACCTTATCCCCGGTATCGATGACGGTTCCCAAAGTATGGAAGAGAGCCTCACTCTGCTCAAAGGTATGGAAGCTCTGGGCTATGAAAAGCTCATTACCACACCGCATATCATGGCCGATGCCTACAAAAATACGCCGAAGATCATCAAGACAGGTCTGGAAGAACTTCGTAACGCTGCCCGAGAGGAGGGCATAGAAATGGAGATCGATGCTGCTGCCGAGTATTACCTCGATGACGGTTTCATTGATCTTCTCGGAGAAGAAGAGGTGATGGCGATTAACGGGACGTATCTGCTTTTTGAAACTTCCTATGTCTCCAAACCGCTGCGAACCGAAGAGATGATCTTTGAAATCACCTTGGCAGGCTACACACCTGTTATGGCACATCCGGAACGGTACCGCTACATCAAAGAGCCTCTAAAAGAGTACGGTCGATTCAAAGAGCTTGGCGTACTGTTTCAGGTCAATCTAAACTCTTTCGGCGGCTATTACGGAAAATCGGCAAAAGTCCTGGCTGAATTTTTAAGCCGGAACGGAATGATCGATTTTCTCGGTTCTGATGTGCATCGTCAAAAACATGTTGACACACTGGAAGCGGTTTTGAAGTCTGATGCTTACAGAGAGATATTCGCGCATAATGAGATTATGAACGATAAACTATAA
- a CDS encoding GumC family protein produces the protein MNDTQIDEDEIDLKEVFRTIYRYRYMIILFVVIFTLASAGIAYFKPNVYKASSTVEVGTEGYGSYGGGQDILSMAMSPGAENTETEMEIIKSRFLAGKAAEEVDVLHRYYTTRLFREVELYTSSPFRVGMLRGYDISFELYPVDEKRYRLVLPEYEDENKTVTVVNYDKVLPYGQEIDTPYFHLNVVKTGKMTDKKYRFVVYDPKEEGSIAQEGVSVSQLSKYSMVLQISYEDNVALRAQEFANALAKAYLQQSIEKKTKEATQKLEFIDKQLKFITENLKSSAVKLEEFKKSSSTISLSAKAETIIRQMSEKETQLSEISIEEEMLTKLYQSVKSGKNLESLALVGVDKSKSSLAGMIKELQDAIIKKKILRADYTEMHPEVVKLRKTIVQLKKVIISTIKNMEKNIKERKVLLQKSIAQSQKLLDKLPADERMFGQLQRKFSVNEKIYSYLLEKRSETAIIKAATVSKNRIIDTALYPKDPIKPKRKLIVLVGMILGLIVGIALAFLRAFLDDRIKSEEDVSRATNVPLLGMIPHIKKDAEKLTVVASPKSAVAESFRHLRTNLQFMEKEKSSHIISITSTIGGEGKSTVSMNLAAIMSMADKKTILLNMDMRKPTLHERFGLKNTKGMSTLLSKHTALSDVIQHSEYSNLDVITSGPVPPNPSELIQGELMKKVLEKLGETYDVIIMDTPPIGLVTDARTLMHLSDTSIFVLRAEYSKKGFIRGIDELYKHEEIEGLGILLNDISMDRNGYGYGYGYGYGYYEDDQK, from the coding sequence ATGAATGATACACAGATTGATGAAGACGAAATAGACCTCAAAGAGGTATTCAGAACGATTTACCGCTACAGATATATGATCATACTCTTTGTGGTCATTTTTACCCTTGCAAGTGCCGGTATCGCCTATTTCAAACCCAACGTCTATAAAGCTTCTTCCACAGTCGAAGTGGGTACTGAGGGTTACGGCAGCTATGGAGGAGGGCAGGATATTCTTTCCATGGCGATGTCACCGGGTGCGGAAAATACCGAAACGGAGATGGAGATCATCAAGTCCAGGTTTCTGGCAGGCAAAGCGGCTGAAGAGGTGGATGTACTGCACCGCTACTATACCACGCGCCTATTCAGGGAGGTGGAACTCTACACGTCCAGTCCGTTCCGGGTAGGGATGCTCAGGGGCTATGATATATCATTCGAGCTTTATCCTGTCGATGAGAAGCGCTACCGTCTGGTACTGCCGGAATACGAGGATGAGAACAAAACCGTTACCGTTGTCAATTATGACAAAGTCCTGCCTTATGGCCAAGAGATAGATACCCCCTATTTCCACCTCAATGTTGTTAAAACAGGAAAGATGACAGACAAAAAGTACCGTTTTGTCGTCTATGATCCCAAAGAGGAAGGTTCCATTGCACAGGAAGGTGTAAGCGTCAGCCAACTTTCCAAATACTCTATGGTCCTGCAGATCTCCTATGAAGACAATGTCGCTCTGCGTGCCCAAGAGTTTGCCAATGCCCTGGCAAAAGCATACTTGCAGCAGAGCATTGAAAAGAAGACTAAAGAGGCGACCCAGAAACTTGAATTCATCGACAAGCAGCTGAAGTTCATCACGGAAAACCTGAAAAGCTCGGCGGTGAAGCTTGAAGAGTTCAAAAAAAGCTCCAGCACCATCAGTCTGAGCGCCAAGGCCGAGACTATTATCAGACAAATGAGCGAAAAGGAGACCCAGCTCTCCGAGATAAGTATAGAAGAAGAGATGCTCACCAAGCTCTACCAGAGTGTCAAATCCGGAAAAAATCTGGAAAGTCTGGCGCTTGTAGGTGTAGACAAGTCAAAGTCTTCACTTGCCGGAATGATCAAGGAGCTCCAGGATGCGATCATCAAGAAAAAGATCCTGCGTGCGGACTACACGGAGATGCACCCGGAAGTCGTGAAACTCAGAAAGACTATCGTCCAGCTTAAAAAAGTGATCATCTCCACGATCAAGAATATGGAGAAGAACATCAAAGAGCGAAAGGTGCTTCTGCAGAAGTCCATAGCACAGTCGCAGAAACTGCTCGACAAGCTGCCTGCAGACGAAAGAATGTTCGGCCAGCTTCAGCGTAAGTTCTCGGTGAATGAAAAGATCTACTCCTACCTGCTGGAGAAACGCTCGGAAACCGCCATCATCAAGGCGGCGACAGTCAGCAAGAACCGTATCATCGATACAGCGCTCTACCCGAAAGACCCCATCAAGCCTAAACGAAAACTCATCGTACTGGTGGGGATGATCCTAGGCTTGATCGTCGGGATCGCCCTGGCATTCCTGAGGGCATTCCTCGATGACCGTATCAAAAGCGAGGAGGATGTCTCTCGTGCAACGAATGTACCGTTGCTGGGGATGATCCCCCATATCAAAAAAGATGCCGAGAAGTTGACGGTGGTCGCTTCACCAAAATCCGCTGTTGCGGAATCGTTCAGGCACCTTCGTACCAATTTGCAATTCATGGAAAAAGAAAAAAGCTCCCATATCATCTCTATTACATCAACGATAGGCGGGGAAGGTAAAAGTACGGTCAGTATGAACCTGGCAGCGATCATGAGTATGGCTGACAAAAAAACGATCCTGCTGAATATGGATATGAGGAAACCGACACTGCATGAAAGGTTTGGGCTGAAGAATACCAAAGGCATGAGTACGCTGCTTTCCAAACATACGGCGTTGTCCGATGTGATCCAGCATTCAGAGTACAGTAACCTCGATGTCATTACTTCCGGTCCGGTTCCTCCCAACCCGAGTGAACTGATCCAGGGGGAGTTGATGAAAAAGGTACTTGAGAAACTGGGTGAAACGTATGATGTCATCATCATGGATACTCCGCCTATCGGTCTTGTAACGGATGCGAGAACATTGATGCACCTTTCAGATACCAGCATCTTTGTACTCAGAGCCGAGTACTCGAAAAAAGGCTTCATCAGAGGGATCGATGAACTCTATAAGCATGAAGAGATCGAAGGACTGGGCATACTGCTCAACGATATAAGCATGGACAGAAACGGCTATGGTTACGGTTACGGATATGGCTACGGCTACTACGAGGATGATCAAAAGTAA
- a CDS encoding polysaccharide biosynthesis/export family protein has protein sequence MIKKIILSMGVLFLLAGCGSLDSEYQLVQNEQMKTQRETAVMRGSIEYRIQPQDRLKVVFYRDPQQSVQVPIGELGQEMTTDGILVDVAGYVRLPLIGKVKVAGLSQSQAADRITQRLRKYVNAPSVYVEVLNKRVYVLGEVKKPGVVKLDREKMTLFEAIAFSGDLTDNAVRDNIIIISSDPRHGLRMRSVDLTNFKTMKYASLMLRPNDIVYVQPDGWKEFRVKSDNFTAPFETITKIAAPFATLKYLSD, from the coding sequence ATGATCAAAAAAATCATACTATCAATGGGGGTACTGTTTCTGCTGGCAGGATGCGGGAGTCTCGATTCGGAATACCAGCTTGTACAGAATGAGCAAATGAAGACACAGAGAGAAACAGCGGTGATGAGGGGAAGTATCGAGTACCGCATTCAGCCACAGGACAGACTGAAGGTCGTATTCTATCGTGATCCTCAGCAAAGTGTACAGGTTCCGATCGGTGAACTGGGACAGGAAATGACAACCGATGGAATTCTTGTCGATGTGGCAGGCTACGTAAGGCTGCCACTCATAGGGAAGGTTAAAGTGGCAGGCCTGTCACAGTCACAGGCAGCCGACCGCATTACACAGCGTCTTAGAAAATATGTCAATGCACCTTCGGTCTATGTAGAAGTGCTCAATAAACGAGTGTATGTGTTGGGAGAGGTGAAAAAGCCGGGCGTAGTGAAGCTTGACAGAGAGAAAATGACACTCTTTGAAGCGATAGCCTTTTCCGGTGACTTGACCGACAATGCAGTCAGAGACAACATCATTATTATTTCCAGTGATCCAAGACACGGGTTGCGCATGCGAAGTGTCGACCTGACGAACTTTAAAACAATGAAGTATGCCTCACTGATGCTGCGTCCCAACGATATCGTCTATGTACAGCCGGACGGCTGGAAAGAGTTCAGGGTCAAATCCGACAACTTTACCGCGCCGTTCGAGACCATCACAAAGATTGCTGCACCGTTCGCGACGCTCAAATACCTGAGCGATTAA
- the gmd gene encoding GDP-mannose 4,6-dehydratase — protein sequence MAEQKVALITGVTGQDGSYLAEFLLKKGYIVHGIKRRASLFNTDRIDHLYQDPHVEHRNFILHYGEMTDSMNLTRIIQEVQPDEIYNLAAMSHVAVSFETPEYVANADGTGTLRILEAVRLLGLTEKTRIYQASTSELYGKVQEVPQTETTPFYPRSPYAVAKMYAYWITVNYREAYDMFACNGILFNHESPVRGETFVTRKITRAASKIALGLQDKLYLGNLDAKRDWGHAKDYVKMMWLILQADEPEDWVIATGVTTAVRDFVRMAFGYVGIELEFKGEGVDEVGIVKSIDETKAKNAGLDVQRLQELAGKAVVAVDPRYFRPTEVDLLIGDPTKAEQKLGWKREYKLEELVNDMMKSDLHLMTKDQYLKEGGYTIMNYFE from the coding sequence ATGGCAGAACAAAAAGTAGCACTTATCACCGGAGTCACTGGACAGGACGGGTCCTACCTGGCTGAATTCCTTTTAAAGAAAGGGTATATTGTACATGGTATCAAAAGAAGAGCATCTCTTTTTAACACGGACCGTATCGACCACCTCTATCAGGACCCACATGTAGAGCACAGGAACTTCATCCTGCATTATGGCGAGATGACGGATTCCATGAACCTGACGCGTATCATCCAGGAAGTCCAGCCAGACGAGATCTACAACCTCGCCGCCATGTCTCACGTAGCCGTCTCGTTCGAAACACCCGAATACGTGGCCAATGCGGACGGAACGGGAACACTTCGTATCCTCGAAGCGGTCAGACTGCTTGGACTTACAGAGAAGACACGCATCTACCAGGCATCCACTTCAGAGCTTTATGGAAAAGTACAGGAAGTTCCTCAGACAGAGACGACACCGTTCTATCCGCGTTCTCCTTATGCCGTGGCAAAGATGTATGCCTACTGGATCACGGTCAACTACCGTGAAGCGTATGACATGTTTGCCTGTAACGGCATTCTCTTCAACCATGAATCTCCCGTACGTGGTGAAACCTTCGTAACCAGAAAGATCACAAGGGCTGCTTCCAAGATCGCTCTGGGCCTTCAGGACAAACTCTACCTGGGTAATCTCGATGCCAAGCGTGACTGGGGACATGCCAAAGACTACGTGAAGATGATGTGGCTGATCCTTCAGGCGGATGAACCCGAAGACTGGGTCATCGCTACAGGTGTCACCACGGCTGTACGTGACTTTGTACGTATGGCGTTTGGTTATGTGGGTATCGAACTGGAATTCAAAGGCGAAGGTGTCGATGAAGTGGGTATCGTCAAGTCCATCGATGAGACAAAGGCGAAGAATGCCGGGCTTGACGTCCAAAGACTCCAGGAGCTTGCAGGCAAAGCAGTGGTCGCCGTTGATCCGCGCTACTTCCGTCCAACCGAAGTGGACCTGCTTATCGGTGATCCGACAAAAGCGGAACAGAAACTCGGCTGGAAGCGTGAATACAAACTCGAAGAGCTCGTCAATGATATGATGAAGTCAGACCTCCACCTGATGACCAAAGACCAGTACCTCAAAGAGGGCGGTTACACCATCATGAACTATTTCGAATAG
- a CDS encoding heat shock protein transcriptional repressor HspR → MHSYDEPVYLISVVATMLDIHPQTLRQYEREGLVEPSRTQGRMRLYSQRDIDRMKLILRLTRQMGVNLAGVDIVLQLKEQIEEMQKEIEQLRDELSKVNRNGSVHVSKALVTKNSYDIVIFED, encoded by the coding sequence ATGCATAGCTATGATGAACCCGTCTATCTCATTTCCGTAGTGGCAACGATGCTGGACATCCATCCCCAGACGCTCCGGCAGTACGAGAGAGAAGGATTGGTCGAACCTTCCCGTACGCAGGGGCGTATGCGTCTCTATTCCCAGAGAGATATCGACCGTATGAAACTCATTTTGCGCCTGACACGGCAGATGGGTGTAAACCTTGCAGGGGTCGACATCGTCCTGCAGCTCAAGGAGCAGATAGAGGAAATGCAAAAAGAGATCGAGCAGCTCAGAGACGAGCTCAGCAAGGTCAACCGTAACGGTTCGGTACATGTCAGCAAAGCGCTGGTAACCAAGAATTCGTACGATATTGTTATTTTTGAGGATTGA
- a CDS encoding TrmH family RNA methyltransferase, with protein MNFIEVNDINLPEVQIYQRLRENAFSKDGSFIADSPKVVDLLIASGIEIKSIFATREYFESHRTFLEHYTIPIAYVAPKSVLEQIVGHRLHHNVMMHGVRPEESSIEALDDHIIMLDEISNTDNVGAIARSAAALGVGSLLVPGQGPHPYARRALRVSMGHIGKLKFRRYDNIKETIEALKKRGYRIFAAEVTQNSTPLSQVKVPSKWVLLMGHEQLGISDEILALCDEVVTIEMEEGIKSFNVAVAASIMMYQFKHA; from the coding sequence ATGAATTTTATAGAAGTGAACGATATCAACCTTCCGGAAGTACAGATATACCAGAGATTGCGGGAAAACGCATTCTCCAAAGACGGCTCTTTCATCGCGGACAGTCCCAAAGTGGTTGATCTGCTGATCGCATCGGGTATAGAGATCAAAAGTATCTTTGCGACACGGGAATATTTTGAGAGCCATAGAACATTCCTGGAGCACTATACCATCCCTATCGCCTATGTCGCCCCCAAATCCGTACTCGAACAGATCGTCGGCCACAGGCTTCACCATAATGTCATGATGCACGGTGTTCGCCCCGAAGAGAGCAGCATCGAAGCCCTGGATGATCACATCATTATGCTGGATGAGATCAGCAATACGGACAATGTCGGTGCCATAGCCCGCTCTGCCGCTGCACTGGGTGTAGGCTCACTCCTTGTTCCCGGACAGGGGCCGCATCCCTATGCCAGACGTGCACTGCGTGTCTCCATGGGCCACATAGGCAAACTGAAGTTCCGCCGCTACGACAATATCAAAGAGACCATAGAGGCATTGAAAAAGAGAGGCTACCGCATCTTCGCCGCGGAGGTCACCCAAAACTCCACCCCGCTCTCACAAGTCAAAGTACCGTCCAAATGGGTACTCCTGATGGGGCATGAACAGCTGGGCATATCAGACGAAATACTGGCACTCTGCGATGAAGTGGTCACCATAGAAATGGAAGAGGGGATCAAGAGTTTCAATGTCGCTGTGGCAGCGTCGATCATGATGTATCAGTTCAAACATGCGTAG
- a CDS encoding DnaJ family protein: MSKSLYETLGVSENASADEIKKAYRKLARKYHPDINKDESAVDKFKEINAAYEVLSDAEKKAQYDQYGDQMFGGQNFHDFARGQGQGVDLDEILRQMFGGGAAGGGGGFSGSFGGAQGGFGGFGGFGGPDLNVSARITVPFMTAIQGGKYKINVEGESFDIKIPAGIKSGETLRVRGKGKSYQGQRGDLLIKVEVAESTEYERKGSDLYKTFDVPLKEALFGGKVQVQTPEKEVSLKVPKNTRNGQKFRLKGKGVPDRKTAMRGDLYLIANVVLPDVDSLDPEVRKILEEKL, encoded by the coding sequence ATGTCAAAAAGTTTATATGAAACATTAGGGGTCAGTGAAAATGCCAGTGCTGACGAAATAAAAAAGGCTTACAGAAAACTGGCGAGAAAATACCACCCGGATATCAACAAAGATGAGAGTGCCGTAGATAAATTCAAAGAGATCAATGCGGCGTATGAAGTCCTGAGCGATGCTGAGAAAAAGGCACAGTATGACCAGTACGGCGACCAGATGTTCGGCGGTCAGAATTTCCATGACTTTGCGCGCGGACAGGGGCAGGGAGTAGACCTTGACGAGATCCTTCGCCAGATGTTCGGTGGTGGCGCTGCTGGCGGAGGCGGCGGTTTCTCCGGCAGCTTTGGCGGCGCGCAGGGCGGTTTCGGAGGTTTCGGTGGCTTTGGCGGCCCGGACCTCAATGTCTCCGCGCGTATCACCGTACCTTTTATGACGGCCATTCAGGGCGGAAAGTACAAGATCAATGTGGAAGGCGAGAGCTTTGACATCAAGATCCCCGCCGGTATCAAAAGCGGTGAAACACTGCGTGTCAGAGGCAAAGGAAAGTCCTACCAGGGGCAGAGAGGCGACCTTCTCATCAAGGTAGAAGTTGCAGAATCTACCGAATACGAAAGAAAAGGAAGCGATCTTTACAAAACGTTCGATGTGCCTCTGAAAGAAGCGCTGTTCGGCGGCAAGGTACAGGTGCAGACACCTGAGAAAGAGGTTTCCCTTAAAGTACCCAAGAACACCAGGAACGGACAAAAGTTCAGACTTAAAGGCAAAGGTGTTCCCGACAGAAAGACCGCTATGAGAGGCGATCTCTATCTCATTGCCAATGTGGTGCTGCCCGATGTGGACAGTCTCGATCCCGAAGTCAGAAAAATACTTGAAGAAAAATTATAG
- a CDS encoding mannose-1-phosphate guanylyltransferase/mannose-6-phosphate isomerase, with amino-acid sequence MTNIILCGGSGTRLWPLSRTLMPKQFVKLFEGESLFQKTVERNQKACDSQFIVSNTEQYFLAVDQIEEHNDDHSKLNIQHLTFLLEPVGRNTAPAIALACLALDPEETVLVTPSDHLIKDEVAYLEAVERAKALAVQGSLVTFGITPQYPETGFGYIEAEGEDVRSFREKPDAQTAQSYLDAGNYYWNSGMFCFKAGTFLDELQSYAPEIFEASVKAYGQAKKDDMIRISHEDMMAIPEDSIDYAVMEQSSRVKVVPSDIAWSDLGSFDALYEELPQDSNGNASSSLNSEIITQQASNNLILSEKLVAAIDVDDLLIVDTADALLVSQKGSSQKVKEVVKKLKERNSELPNIHVTAHRPWGTYTILDESNGYKVKRIVVKPGKRLSLQKHFHRSEHWIVVSGTATVTRGNKEYLVRANESTYIPMGEIHRLENVGKIDLVMIEAQVGEYVGEDDIVRLADDFKRMEN; translated from the coding sequence ATGACTAATATCATATTATGCGGCGGCAGCGGTACCCGGCTGTGGCCACTCAGCCGTACGCTTATGCCCAAACAGTTCGTCAAGCTCTTCGAAGGAGAGTCCCTCTTCCAGAAGACCGTGGAGCGTAACCAGAAAGCCTGCGACTCTCAGTTCATTGTCTCCAACACAGAACAGTACTTTCTGGCAGTAGACCAGATAGAAGAACATAACGACGATCATTCAAAATTAAACATTCAACATTTAACATTCCTGTTGGAGCCGGTAGGGAGGAATACAGCTCCGGCCATCGCGCTTGCCTGTCTAGCGCTTGACCCCGAAGAGACAGTCCTTGTCACACCTTCCGATCATCTCATCAAGGATGAAGTTGCCTACCTGGAAGCTGTAGAGAGAGCAAAAGCTCTGGCAGTGCAGGGCAGTCTCGTTACCTTCGGTATCACTCCACAATATCCCGAAACGGGGTTTGGTTATATTGAAGCAGAAGGTGAAGATGTCCGCTCCTTCAGGGAGAAGCCTGATGCACAGACCGCCCAGTCCTATCTTGATGCAGGAAACTACTACTGGAACTCAGGGATGTTCTGTTTCAAGGCGGGTACGTTCCTTGATGAACTCCAAAGCTACGCACCGGAGATCTTCGAAGCATCGGTAAAGGCTTATGGACAGGCAAAGAAAGATGACATGATCCGTATATCCCATGAAGATATGATGGCCATCCCCGAAGACAGCATCGACTATGCGGTGATGGAGCAGAGCAGCCGTGTCAAAGTCGTGCCTTCGGACATTGCATGGAGCGATCTTGGAAGTTTCGACGCACTATATGAGGAACTGCCGCAGGACAGTAACGGCAATGCTTCTTCTTCCCTGAACTCAGAGATCATCACACAGCAGGCCAGCAACAATCTCATCCTCTCTGAAAAGCTGGTCGCCGCCATTGATGTGGATGACCTGCTCATCGTTGACACCGCCGATGCGCTTCTGGTCTCCCAAAAGGGTAGCTCACAGAAGGTCAAGGAAGTAGTGAAAAAGCTTAAAGAGCGTAACTCCGAGCTGCCCAACATCCATGTCACTGCACACAGACCTTGGGGAACCTATACTATACTGGATGAATCCAATGGATACAAGGTCAAACGTATCGTGGTCAAACCGGGTAAACGCCTTTCTCTGCAGAAACATTTCCACCGTTCTGAACACTGGATCGTTGTCTCAGGTACAGCCACCGTTACACGTGGCAACAAAGAGTATCTCGTACGTGCGAATGAATCGACCTATATCCCTATGGGAGAAATACACCGTCTGGAAAACGTAGGAAAGATCGACCTGGTAATGATCGAAGCGCAGGTAGGCGAGTATGTGGGCGAAGATGATATCGTTCGTCTTGCTGATGATTTTAAAAGAATGGAGAATTAA
- a CDS encoding GDP-L-fucose synthase family protein has product MQKNSKIYVAGHRGLVGSAIVNNLKAKGYTNVIGRTHSELDLLDQNAVKEFFETEKPDYVFLAAAKVGGIVANNTYRADFIYENLQIQNNIIHQSYLNGVKKLMFLGSTCIYPKNCPQPMKEEYLLTSELEYTNEPYAIAKIAGIKMCESYNLQYGTNYISVMPTNLYGPNDNFDLEKSHVLPALIRKVHLGKALEENNWEAIRNDLNKLPIEGIDGSASEKEILSILDKYGIKSLNIEHSKLNISIEIWGSGNPKREFLYSTDMADACVFLMENRDFKDIISQQFTNTPITNNLSLSQSTITQPMADEKSCEALTQPQSLSQSTITEVRNTHINIGTGTDISIKDLAYMIKDLICFNGELYFNTDKPDGTMKKLTDVSKLHSLGWKHSVELKDGIEKIYTWYLGNS; this is encoded by the coding sequence GTGCAAAAAAACAGCAAGATCTACGTTGCCGGTCACAGGGGACTGGTAGGCTCCGCCATTGTCAACAACCTCAAAGCCAAGGGCTATACCAATGTCATAGGCAGGACGCACAGTGAACTGGACCTCTTGGACCAGAATGCCGTCAAGGAATTCTTCGAGACGGAAAAACCAGACTATGTTTTTCTCGCAGCCGCGAAAGTGGGCGGTATTGTGGCGAACAACACCTACCGTGCCGACTTCATTTATGAAAACCTCCAGATCCAGAATAACATCATCCACCAGAGTTACCTTAACGGTGTGAAGAAACTGATGTTCCTGGGGTCCACCTGCATCTACCCCAAAAACTGCCCTCAGCCTATGAAAGAGGAATACCTGCTGACAAGCGAGCTGGAGTACACCAACGAACCTTATGCCATCGCCAAGATCGCGGGTATCAAGATGTGTGAGAGTTACAACCTGCAGTACGGAACCAACTATATCTCCGTCATGCCGACCAACCTTTACGGCCCCAACGACAACTTCGATCTTGAGAAGTCGCATGTATTACCCGCTTTAATCCGTAAGGTTCATCTGGGTAAAGCTCTTGAAGAGAACAATTGGGAAGCTATTAGAAATGATTTAAATAAACTCCCGATTGAAGGTATAGATGGCAGTGCATCTGAAAAAGAGATATTGTCTATTCTAGATAAATATGGAATCAAATCATTAAACATTGAACATTCAAAATTAAACATTAGTATAGAAATTTGGGGTTCGGGGAACCCGAAACGCGAATTTCTATACTCGACCGATATGGCAGATGCCTGTGTCTTTCTCATGGAAAACAGAGATTTCAAAGATATCATCTCTCAACAATTTACAAATACACCAATAACCAATAACCTATCACTATCACAATCCACTATCACACAGCCAATGGCTGATGAAAAGTCCTGCGAAGCACTAACCCAACCACAGTCACTATCACAATCCACTATCACTGAAGTGCGAAACACTCACATCAACATTGGAACAGGAACAGATATTAGTATAAAAGATTTAGCTTATATGATAAAAGATCTCATTTGTTTTAACGGTGAGCTTTATTTTAACACGGACAAACCCGACGGAACCATGAAGAAGCTGACAGATGTTTCCAAGCTTCATAGTCTTGGGTGGAAGCATAGTGTTGAATTAAAAGATGGTATAGAAAAAATCTATACCTGGTATTTGGGGAATTCTTAA